The Chloroflexota bacterium genome includes a region encoding these proteins:
- a CDS encoding ABC transporter ATP-binding protein: MNGRPDSAPRFDGVPVLEIQGLTKYFGGLKAVSNFDVTIHQGELVGLIGPNGAGKTTVFNMITGLYTLSAGDIRFQGQSVVGMEPHAITQLGIARTFQNIRLFPNLTVLDNVRIAYHPHAGYGIGEAITRLGRFGHREKELTEKALDFLAVFNLADRHDEIARNLPYGEQRRLEIARALASEPKLLLLDEPAAGMNPQEVVRLMDLIHFIRDRFKLTIFLIEHQMRVVMGICEWITVMDFGEVIARGTPKEVRDDPKVIEAYLGSGAALHLVA, translated from the coding sequence ATGAATGGTCGTCCCGATTCTGCACCGAGGTTCGATGGTGTCCCCGTCTTAGAAATCCAGGGGTTGACCAAGTATTTCGGCGGCCTGAAGGCTGTGAGTAACTTTGACGTGACTATTCATCAGGGAGAATTGGTGGGACTGATTGGCCCTAACGGTGCAGGTAAAACCACCGTATTCAATATGATCACGGGTCTCTATACTTTGAGCGCTGGGGATATTCGCTTCCAAGGACAATCAGTGGTTGGTATGGAGCCACATGCCATCACCCAATTAGGCATTGCCCGCACGTTTCAGAACATCCGCCTTTTTCCCAACCTGACCGTGCTGGATAACGTTCGGATTGCTTATCACCCTCATGCCGGCTATGGCATTGGTGAGGCTATCACCCGACTGGGCCGCTTTGGTCATCGGGAGAAAGAACTCACCGAAAAGGCGTTGGACTTCCTCGCCGTGTTCAATTTGGCCGACCGACACGACGAGATCGCCCGCAACCTGCCTTATGGCGAACAACGACGGCTGGAAATCGCGCGTGCCCTGGCTTCAGAGCCCAAATTGCTGTTGCTGGACGAGCCCGCAGCAGGCATGAACCCACAAGAAGTGGTGAGACTAATGGACCTCATTCACTTTATTCGTGATCGCTTTAAGTTGACCATCTTTCTCATCGAGCACCAGATGCGTGTGGTCATGGGCATTTGCGAGTGGATCACGGTGATGGATTTCGGTGAGGTCATTGCCCGGGGCACACCCAAAGAGGTTCGAGACGACCCTAAAGTCATCGAGGCATACCTGGGTTCAGGTGCTGCTCTGCACCTAGTAGCCTAG